The genomic region CCTAGGCCTGTCTTAAAACCTTCATTAGGGTCTAAAGGTGATTCCCTTTTAGGTATGAGCTCTACTCAGTTGAATTCTGGAGATtctgataatgatgatgaacAAGAGAGGAATAAAGTAATTGAGTCGCTTGGTGAGGTGTTGGAGAAGGCTGAAAAGCTTGAAACTTCTAAACCAAGTGGACCGGGTAATCCTAGCAGTAGTGGGAAAGACAATGgaaatgtaaataaaataacaccACCTAACATTGGTACTAATTCACGAATTGCTAAATCTGAGAGTTCAGGAGCCACTCGTAAAACTAAAACTTTGAAGAGCGTGTGGCGAAAAGGGGATACTGTGTCCTCCGTGCAAAAGGTTGTAAAGGAAGCTCCTAAAGTTATTAATAAGCTTGTGAAAGAAGATACTATAACAGGGGAAGGTACAAAGCTAGAATCTCAATCTAGTTTTCCTTTAAGACCTGTGCAGCCACCCTTGAGACCTCAACCAAAGTTACAGGCAAAGCCATCTGTAGCTCCTCCTCCTGTGATGAAAAAGCCTGTTATCTTGAAGGATGTGGGAGCAGCCCCAAGACCACCAGTTAGTGGTGAAGCTGATTCGAAAAATAATGGACGGCAGCCTATTTTAGTTGATAAATTTGCCCGCAAAAAACCAGTTGTAGATCCTCTAATTGCTCAGGCAGTTTTAGCCCCCACAAAACCTGGAAAGGGCCCAGCCCCTGGAAAATTCAAGGACCGAAAGAAGAGTATTTCACCTGGAGGACCAAGGAGACGACTTGTTAATAATGATGAACTTGAGATTCCTGATGAGGAGACATCAGAACTGAATGTCTCTATTCCAGGTACAGCTAGGAAAGGGAGGAAGTGGAGTAAAGCTAGCCGGAAGGCTGCCAGACTCCAGGCTGCCAAAGATGCAGCTCCTGTCaaagtagaaattttagaGGTTGGGGAAAATGGTATGTTAATTGAGGAGTTAGCCTACAACTTAACCATCAGTGAAGGTGAAATTCTTGGGTATTTGTACTCAAAGGGGATTAAACCTGATGGAGTGCAGACTTTGGATAAGGACATGGTAAAGATGATATGCAAGGAACATGATGTGGAAGTTATAGATGCTGATCCAGTTGGATTTGAAGAAATGGcaaggaaaagagaaattcttgatGAAGATGATCTTGACAAACTAGAGGACAGGCCTCCAGTTCTAACTATAATGGGGCATGTGGATCATGGCAAGGTGAAGCATTGGACTTCTCTATCACCTCTCTGTTTTAATGGGAAATCCCCATCCTTTGTTAACTTTGGATGTCAAGAAAAGTTTTTGTTTCTGAAAGATCTTTGCTAATACCtgtttattgttatttgcatGGCAGACAACTCTACTGGATTACATTCGTAAAAGCAAGGTATGCTGAAGCTTTATAATCTTCCTACTACCTTTTGCACTGTTTTCCAGATAATGCCCATGGACTTGAGGTTGTTCCATAAGTTGCACTACTAAATATTCTATTCTAGCCTATTGACTTTCTTACTGCAATAACATTATTTCATGGAGTGATATCAAATGCAGTCCAGGAGAAAGGTCTCTAATGCAATATTGAGATTGATGTTTGGTTAATTGGTTTTTGAAACTATATGTGGTCAGTTGTAGCATCATGCACACAGAATTAACTGCAGCCTGACAGCTAGATATGTATAGGTGACTGCCTCAGAAGCTGGTGGAATTACACAAGgaattggagcatataaaGTCCTCACACCTGTGGATGGAAAAATGCAACCTTGTGTTTTTCTTGATACTCCTGGACATGAGGTAAGCTGCCAATTTAAATGTCTATTATGAAACATTGAATGTTAGATCATATCTAGTGTGCATTAATCCTTTTTTAAGCAACTAATGTCTTGTCTTCCTTTTAGGTGTTTTTATAAACTCAACTGTGACTATAATGTGTTTGTACTTCCTTGTCTTTAGACTATAATTATATCTTATGCATGTGTAGGCATTTGGTGCAATGAGAGCTCGTGGGGCAAGGGTGACAGATATTGCTATTATTGTGGTGGCAGCTGATGATGGGATCCGTCCTCAAACAAATGAGGCCATAGCTCATGCAAAAGCAGCTGGAGTTCCAATTGTTGTTGCTATAAACAAGGTATTTTAACTGTAATTGCTCTTATGTTTCTTATCAAAATAGAGCTTCTAGTACTTGAAAATGCATATGGGTTACTTTGTGCTGGCATTAGGACTTGCTGGTTCTCGATAGACTTGATATGAATGTGTAcgttctctttttctttatgctacCAGATAGATAAAGATGGGGCTAATCCAGAAAGAGTCATGCAAGATCTTTCTTCAATTGGTCTTATGCCTGAAGACTGGGGCGGTGACATCCCAATGGTTCAGGTGTTTTCTTAACtccctttatttttttgacacctttcttttgtgctttATATTTCATTTGGTTGACACTTTATTGTTACCTCTTGTAACAGATTAGTGCTCTCAAGGGGGATAACATAGATGATTTGCTAGAAACTGTTATGCTTGTTGCTGAGGTCAGTTAAATTAATTTCGGTGCAAGCTAGTTGGTTTTGCTTACTTgcaatatacaaaaataaattgtagTCTGCTAGttgtctttttttctcttttgaggTTTGGACTCTTATACTTCTTATTTATAACATGGTTGTATTCCCTCTCTTGTGACTCATAGAAATGCAGAGGGTACAATTAATGTGATCCTTTGTGTTATGGCTTCTGACCAGATCCGTGATTGTTTCAGTTACAAGAGTTGAAGGCTAATCCGCATAGAAATGCAAAGGGTACAGTTATTGAGGCAGGTCTTGATAAATCCAAAGGTCCAATAGCTACATTTATTATACAGAATGGCACACTTAAAAGAGGGGATGTTGTGGTTTGCGGAGAAGCCTTTGGAAAGGTTGGTTACTTAAATCTTGAAACTCTTTCTACTTTCCATAAGATAAAATTGGGAATTTGATATGATCTAAGattataaatacttaaattttaaaagtgaaTTCACATTGGAGAAGTTATGCCCATTGTCAGGTTCGGGCTTTATTTGATGATGGTGGAAAACGAGTGGATGAAGCTGGACCATCTATTCCTGTACAGGTTTGCTGTTTGTTTTTTCTACTatgttcaattttttttacgTACTTCTTGTTTCTTGTTTGCAGTAATTTTTGACAGGTAGCTTGTATGTAGGAGAACCTCATCAGTACAATAGAATGATATATAGCAAATCATAACATTCCAGTGCTGATTTtactaaattgagaaaattgaaaatctaGTTATGGACTCTTATTGTAAAAATCATCCCtctaattatgaaaaatataacactATTAAGAGTGCAAAAGGTTGTATTAGTGTGTTGTGCTGATTTTATGATTATAGCAACTGTGTgacctttttgtttttttttcttcttctaaattTCCTTCTTTATGCTTGGGAATCAAAAAAatcactaaaatatttttaggagGTTT from Ricinus communis isolate WT05 ecotype wild-type chromosome 9, ASM1957865v1, whole genome shotgun sequence harbors:
- the LOC8278050 gene encoding translation initiation factor IF-2, chloroplastic, giving the protein MGSMVVLVGSMPSLASLISLGSLSVAAATSSSSDSYYSSSYSLVRRVSLSKRGLKSAKRWHCVCKCSVTTTDFIADQGNAVSIDSNNSFRASSNGGDADSEILLKPAPRPVLKPSLGSKGDSLLGMSSTQLNSGDSDNDDEQERNKVIESLGEVLEKAEKLETSKPSGPGNPSSSGKDNGNVNKITPPNIGTNSRIAKSESSGATRKTKTLKSVWRKGDTVSSVQKVVKEAPKVINKLVKEDTITGEGTKLESQSSFPLRPVQPPLRPQPKLQAKPSVAPPPVMKKPVILKDVGAAPRPPVSGEADSKNNGRQPILVDKFARKKPVVDPLIAQAVLAPTKPGKGPAPGKFKDRKKSISPGGPRRRLVNNDELEIPDEETSELNVSIPGTARKGRKWSKASRKAARLQAAKDAAPVKVEILEVGENGMLIEELAYNLTISEGEILGYLYSKGIKPDGVQTLDKDMVKMICKEHDVEVIDADPVGFEEMARKREILDEDDLDKLEDRPPVLTIMGHVDHGKTTLLDYIRKSKVTASEAGGITQGIGAYKVLTPVDGKMQPCVFLDTPGHEAFGAMRARGARVTDIAIIVVAADDGIRPQTNEAIAHAKAAGVPIVVAINKIDKDGANPERVMQDLSSIGLMPEDWGGDIPMVQISALKGDNIDDLLETVMLVAELQELKANPHRNAKGTVIEAGLDKSKGPIATFIIQNGTLKRGDVVVCGEAFGKVRALFDDGGKRVDEAGPSIPVQVIGLSNVPKAGDEFEAVASLDIAREKAEACAELLRNERITAKAGDGKITLSSLASAVSSGRLSGIDLHQLNIILKVDVQGSVEAVRQALQVLPQDNVTLKFLLQATGDVSSSDVDLAIASEAIILGFNVKAPGSVKSNAENKGVEIRLYRVIYDLIDDVRNAMEGLLEPVEEQETIGSAVVRAVFSSGSGRVAGCMVTDGKVVKGCGVKVIRKRKTIHVGVLDSLRRVKELVKEVSAGLECGIAMEDYDDWEEGDTIEAFNTVEKKRTLEEASASMAAALEHAGINV